The following are encoded together in the Girardinichthys multiradiatus isolate DD_20200921_A chromosome X, DD_fGirMul_XY1, whole genome shotgun sequence genome:
- the LOC124862855 gene encoding protein arginine N-methyltransferase 1-like isoform X1, translated as MGGSHWRQREVVEEEADNVQLKIEMAAPAERMEVSQGESSVKPAAEDMTSKDYYFDSYAHFGIHEEMLKDEVRTLTYRNSMFHNKHLFKDKVVLDVGSGTGILCMFAAKAGAKKVIGIECSSISDYAVKIVKANNLDDVVTIIKGKVEEVELPVEGVDIIISEWMGYCLFYESMLNTVIYARDKWLKPDGLIFPDRATLYVTAIEDRQYKDYKIHWWENVYGFDMSCIKEVAIKEPLVDVVDPKQLVTNSCLIREVDIYTVKAEDLTFTSPFCLQVKRNDYIHALVTYFNIEFTRCHKRIGFSTSPESPYTHWKQTVFYLDDYLTVKTGEEIFGTLSMKPNVKNNRDLDFAVDVDFRGQLCEVSKTLEYRMR; from the exons ATGGGTGGGAGTCACTGGAGGCAAAGGGAAGTAGTCGAGGAAGAAGCCGACAACGTTCAGCTGAAGATCGAAATGGCCGCGCCAGCAGAGAGAATGGAG GTTTCTCAGGGGGAGAGCTCAGTCAAACCTGCAGCTGAGGACATGACGTCAAAGGACTACTACTTTGACTCTTACGCCCACTTTGGAATCCATGAg GAGATGCTGAAAGACGAGGTTCGCACTCTGACTTACCGCAACTCCATGTTCCACAACAAGCACTTGTTTAAGGACAAGGTGGTTTTGGATGTCGGCAGTGGGACGGGTATCCTCTGCATGTTTGCTGCCAAAGCAGGGGCCAAGAAAGTTATAGGG atTGAGTGCAGTAGCATCTCAGACTATGCTGTGAAAATTGTCAAGGCCAACAACCTGGATGATG TTGTGACCATCATTAAGGGgaaggtggaggaggtggagctGCCTGTGGAAGGAGTGGATATCATCATCTCGGAGTGGATGGGATACTGCCTCTTTTATGAGTCTATGCTCAATACAGTTATTTATGCCAGGGACAAATGGCTG AAACCAGATGGACTGATTTTCCCAGACAGAGCCACACTGTATGTCACTGCTATTGAAGACAGGCAGTACAAGGACTACAAAATCCACT GGTGGGAGAATGTGTATGGGTTTGATATGTCCTGTATCAAGGAGGTGGCAATAAAGGAACCCCTGGTTGATGTGGTGGACCCCAAGCAGCTTGTCACCAACTCCTGTCTCATTAGA GAGGTGGACATCTACACGGTGAAGGCGGAGGACCTGACCTTCACCTCACCATTTTGCCTGCAGGTGAAGAGGAATGACTACATCCACGCTCTGGTGACCTACTTCAACATCGAGTTCACTCGCTGCCACAAGAGGATCGGCTTCTCCACCA gcCCAGAGTCTCCCTATACCCACTGGAAGCAGACAGTTTTTTACCTGGATGACTACCTGACGGTGAAGACCGGAGAGGAGATCTTTGGCACCCTCAGCATGAAGCCAAACGTCAAGAACAAT AGGGACCTGGACTTTGCTGTCGACGTGGATTTCAGGGGTCAGCTGTGTGAGGTGTCAAAGACTTTGGAGTACAGGATGCGTTAG
- the LOC124862855 gene encoding protein arginine N-methyltransferase 1-like isoform X2, translating to MGGSHWRQREVVEEEADNVQLKIEMAAPAERMEGESSVKPAAEDMTSKDYYFDSYAHFGIHEEMLKDEVRTLTYRNSMFHNKHLFKDKVVLDVGSGTGILCMFAAKAGAKKVIGIECSSISDYAVKIVKANNLDDVVTIIKGKVEEVELPVEGVDIIISEWMGYCLFYESMLNTVIYARDKWLKPDGLIFPDRATLYVTAIEDRQYKDYKIHWWENVYGFDMSCIKEVAIKEPLVDVVDPKQLVTNSCLIREVDIYTVKAEDLTFTSPFCLQVKRNDYIHALVTYFNIEFTRCHKRIGFSTSPESPYTHWKQTVFYLDDYLTVKTGEEIFGTLSMKPNVKNNRDLDFAVDVDFRGQLCEVSKTLEYRMR from the exons ATGGGTGGGAGTCACTGGAGGCAAAGGGAAGTAGTCGAGGAAGAAGCCGACAACGTTCAGCTGAAGATCGAAATGGCCGCGCCAGCAGAGAGAATGGAG GGGGAGAGCTCAGTCAAACCTGCAGCTGAGGACATGACGTCAAAGGACTACTACTTTGACTCTTACGCCCACTTTGGAATCCATGAg GAGATGCTGAAAGACGAGGTTCGCACTCTGACTTACCGCAACTCCATGTTCCACAACAAGCACTTGTTTAAGGACAAGGTGGTTTTGGATGTCGGCAGTGGGACGGGTATCCTCTGCATGTTTGCTGCCAAAGCAGGGGCCAAGAAAGTTATAGGG atTGAGTGCAGTAGCATCTCAGACTATGCTGTGAAAATTGTCAAGGCCAACAACCTGGATGATG TTGTGACCATCATTAAGGGgaaggtggaggaggtggagctGCCTGTGGAAGGAGTGGATATCATCATCTCGGAGTGGATGGGATACTGCCTCTTTTATGAGTCTATGCTCAATACAGTTATTTATGCCAGGGACAAATGGCTG AAACCAGATGGACTGATTTTCCCAGACAGAGCCACACTGTATGTCACTGCTATTGAAGACAGGCAGTACAAGGACTACAAAATCCACT GGTGGGAGAATGTGTATGGGTTTGATATGTCCTGTATCAAGGAGGTGGCAATAAAGGAACCCCTGGTTGATGTGGTGGACCCCAAGCAGCTTGTCACCAACTCCTGTCTCATTAGA GAGGTGGACATCTACACGGTGAAGGCGGAGGACCTGACCTTCACCTCACCATTTTGCCTGCAGGTGAAGAGGAATGACTACATCCACGCTCTGGTGACCTACTTCAACATCGAGTTCACTCGCTGCCACAAGAGGATCGGCTTCTCCACCA gcCCAGAGTCTCCCTATACCCACTGGAAGCAGACAGTTTTTTACCTGGATGACTACCTGACGGTGAAGACCGGAGAGGAGATCTTTGGCACCCTCAGCATGAAGCCAAACGTCAAGAACAAT AGGGACCTGGACTTTGCTGTCGACGTGGATTTCAGGGGTCAGCTGTGTGAGGTGTCAAAGACTTTGGAGTACAGGATGCGTTAG